From Phlebotomus papatasi isolate M1 unplaced genomic scaffold, Ppap_2.1 HiC_scaffold_54, whole genome shotgun sequence, one genomic window encodes:
- the LOC129809279 gene encoding 40S ribosomal protein S29 has product MGFKNLWYSHPRKFGQGSRCCRACSNRHGLIRKYGLNLCRQCFREYANDIGFKKLD; this is encoded by the exons ATGGGTTTCAAGAATTTGTGGTATTCTCATCCCAGGAAGTTTGGCCAAGGCTCCAGATGTTG CCGTGCCTGCTCCAATCGTCATGGTCTGATCCGGAAATACGGACTAAATCTCTGCAGACAGTGTTTCAGAGAGTATGCCAATGATATTGGCTTCAAGAAG CTGGATTAA
- the LOC129809271 gene encoding testis-specific zinc finger protein topi-like: MENWEDFAMETQEILDIFPGDSTMDLIRKQISLEEPHEEPCRENLGDVNGQVGQVEPETADEQPTEGIWLTEQDCDIQCENCEEVFSWMDFQKHICEFDEYQRKINEEDNRGEFLCSPVNFPSGDEHPCFAQLRENSIRLKKFIKEELKMDTQPVVASKKKDGPHDCSLCERQFVHASGLLRHMEKHTLENLQRSQQGASAMLDSDVAVKCKICGRIFSTPKAARQHLDSEDHTPVNQDVEESETEEFILSGTNLTFSMQVLKQMAYGESNWDKNRQRSYLSTVIITEVFQCEFCEFVFMEKQDLLIHASSHDPRIGFVCTSCEINTYTSKDILTHWQFECPFTREATQEQIRVQKFYLCNVCNLKFGTLDGLYSHRYKNVHLFPRLCHDIGILMVLCECCGFHFTTASEFMHHYQEKHLRKPKKEVLPKCRQYLCDVCGKSYTQSSHLWQHLRFHRGVKPFECREEGCSRRFTIRPDLNDHIRKCHTGERPYHCLVCGKRFLTGSVYYQHRLIHRGERRYGCEECGKRFYRADALKNHQRIHTGEKPFACNFCSKKFRQRGDRDKHIKARHGAIDCGVNWGGGEFRANSDSVFIGNLPLPKAMFAPLLADIDAEQSTEM; encoded by the exons ATGGAAAATTGGGAAGATTTTGCCATGGAAACCCAAGAAATATTGGATATTTTTCCTGGAGATTCTACAATGGATCTCATAAGGAAGCAAATATCACTGGAAGAGCCACATGAAGAGCCCTGCAGGGAAAATTTGGGAGATGTGAATGGGCAAGTGGGACAAGTGGAACCAGAAACGGCAGATGAGCAGCCGACTGAGGGAATTTGGTTGACTGAGCAGGATTGCGATATTCAGTGTGAGAATTGTGAGGAAGTGTTCTCTTGGATGGATTTTCAGAAGCACATTTGCGAATTTGATGAGTACCAGAGGAAGATCAATGAGGAAGACAATCGTGGGGAGTTCCTGTGTTCTCCTGTGAATTTTCCCAGTGGTGATGAACACCCTTGCTTTGCCCAGTTGCGCGAGAACAGCATCAGGCTGAAGAAGTTTATCAAGGAGGAGCTGAAGATGGATACCCAGCCAGTGGTGGCCAGTAAGAAGAAGGATGGTCCTCATGATTGCAGCCTCTGCGAGAGGCAATTTGTTCATGCATCGGGGCTTCTGAGGCACATGGAGAAGCATACCCTTGAGAATCTGCAGAGATCACAGCAAGGAGCCTCAGCTATGTTGGATTCCGATGTTGctgtaaaatgcaaaatttgcgGGAGGATCTTTTCCACACCCAAGGCGGCTAGGCAGCATCTGGACTCTGAAGATCACACTCCGGTGAACCAAGATGTGGAAGAATCTGAGACAGAAGAGTTCATCCTGAGCGGAACAAACTTGACTTTCTCCATGCAAGTCCTCAAGCAGATGGCCTATGGGGAGTCCAACTGGGATAAAAATCGCCAGAGAAGCTACTTGAGCACGGTTATTATCACTGAGGTCTTTCAGTGTGAATTCTGTGAGTTTGTCTTTATGGAAAAGCAGGATCTGCTCATTCATGCTTCAAGCCATGACCCAAGAATCGGATTTGTCTGCACAAGTTGCGAAATTAATACTTACACCAGCAAGGATATCCTCACACATTGGCAGTTTGAGTGTCCATTTACCAGAGAGGCTACACAGGAACAGATTCGTGTCCAGAAATTCTATCTCTGCAATGTCTGTAACTTGAAATTTGGCACTTTGGATGGTCTCTACAGCCACAG gtaCAAGAACGTACATTTGTTCCCTCGACTGTGCCATGATATTGGTATTCTGATGGTTCTCTGTGAATGCTGTGGCTTTCACTTCACCACTGCCAGTGAATTCATGCATCACTACCAGGAAAAACATCTGAGGAAGCCTAAAAAGGAAGTTCTGCCGAAGTGTCGTCAGTATCTCTGCGATGTCTGTGGGAAATCCTACACTCAATCTTCACATCTCTGGCAGCATTTGCGTTTCCATCGTGGTGTAAAGCCGTTTGAGTGTCGCGAAGAAGGCTGTTCCAGGCGCTTCACCATCCGTCCAGATCTCAATGATCACATCAGGAAGTGCCATACAGGCGAACGTCCATATCACTGCCTCGTATGTGGCAAGCGCTTTCTCACGGGCTCCGTGTACTACCAGCATCGTCTGATCCATCGTGGTGAACGCAGGTATGGCTGTGAGGAGTGTGGGAAGAGATTCTACAGGGCAGATGCCCTAAAGAATCACCAAAGAATCCATACAGGTGAGAAACCTTTTGCGTGCAATTTTTGCTCAAAGAAATTCCGTCAGAGAGGAGATCGTGACAAACACATCAAAGCACGCCATGGAGCTATTGATTGTGGGGTCAACTGGGGTGGAGGAGAATTCAGGGCTAACTCAGATTCAGTGTTTATTGGCAATCTTCCACTCCCAAAAGCTATGTTTGCTCCCCTTCTTGCTGACATTGATGCTGAACAATCCACCGAGATGTGA